A single region of the Candidatus Methanomethylicota archaeon genome encodes:
- a CDS encoding DUF86 domain-containing protein, which translates to MKRDRAYLKHILEAISNIEKFVEGLTKEDFLENVEKQYAVVRGLEIIGEATKNLSRELKAKHREIPWRDIAGMRNKLIHKYFGIDLELIWVTIKNKLPEFKKQVLKILMEIEGK; encoded by the coding sequence ATGAAAAGAGATAGAGCATATTTAAAACACATCCTAGAGGCTATTTCCAACATAGAGAAATTTGTAGAAGGCTTAACCAAAGAAGATTTTCTTGAAAATGTGGAGAAACAGTACGCTGTGGTAAGAGGACTTGAGATAATTGGCGAGGCAACGAAAAATTTGAGCAGAGAATTAAAGGCAAAGCATCGTGAGATTCCATGGAGAGACATTGCTGGTATGAGGAATAAGTTGATCCACAAATATTTTGGTATAGATTTGGAACTGATATGGGTAACCATCAAAAACAAACTTCCTGAATTCAAAAAGCAAGTCCTCAAAATATTAATGGAAATCGAAGGGAAATGA
- a CDS encoding ribosomal protein L13e, whose protein sequence is MEVEGEPKPLVKSVLNLKLPPKIRVGRGFSLGELKEAGVTLIEAKRLGIRVDKMRKSVHPWNVEALKKLKEEKLKTKAKTEGPAKPSQ, encoded by the coding sequence ATGGAGGTGGAGGGTGAACCTAAACCCCTTGTGAAATCTGTTTTAAATTTGAAGTTGCCGCCGAAGATTAGGGTTGGGAGAGGGTTTAGTTTGGGGGAGCTTAAGGAGGCTGGAGTAACGTTAATTGAAGCTAAGAGGCTTGGGATTAGAGTGGATAAGATGAGGAAGAGTGTACATCCATGGAATGTTGAAGCTTTAAAGAAGCTTAAGGAGGAGAAGTTGAAAACTAAAGCGAAAACCGAGGGACCTGCTAAACCATCCCAATAA